GCCATCCCCTCGTAACCATCGGGCTCCGGCGGGCGTTGGTGCTGAATGCACTCGGCGAAGTAGAGCAGCTGGGCGCCAAATTGATCGTGTCGGGGGAAGGTGCGCGCAAAGGGCTCCGGGGTGCTCACCCTCAGGGTGATGGGCAGCGCGGAGGAGAAGGCCGGGCTTAAGCTCAGCGCCCCGTCCTCCCCGAGCAGGTCCAGGCGCCCGATGGAGGCGCTGCCCAGGCTGGAGACAAAACTCGCCAGGCGATCGCCGGGAAAGCGCAGCGTGGCCGAGGTCGATTCATCACAGTAGTCAAAGCGCGGGTCGCCGGGCCGGCGTTGACTCGTGGCCATGACCTCCAGAGGTTCGGCGCCAAAGAGGTAGCGCGCGGCGTTGATACCGTAGATGCCCATGTCGTACACGCTGCCGCCACCCTCATCCAGGGGGCTCAGGCGGATGTTGCCCGGGGCGACATTCTGGCCGAAGGCGCCCGTTAAGTAGCGCAGCTCTCCCAGCGCGCCCCGCTGTGCCATGTCGAGCGCGTGCAGATGGGCCGGGTCGAAGTGCAGGCGATAGGCCGTCATCAGATGGACCTCGGCCTCTTCGCAGGCCGCGATCATCTTGCGGCACTCGACCTCGCTCACCGCCAGCGGTTTCTCGCATAAGACAT
This window of the Lujinxingia litoralis genome carries:
- a CDS encoding Gfo/Idh/MocA family protein, which encodes MSTADPVRFGVIGLGYIAQSAILPAFAGTPNAHLSAIISGDARKLQVLGERYDVPHRIHYRDFDDFLTQGHIDALYIALPNHLHCEYTLSAAEAGVHVLCEKPLAVSEVECRKMIAACEEAEVHLMTAYRLHFDPAHLHALDMAQRGALGELRYLTGAFGQNVAPGNIRLSPLDEGGGSVYDMGIYGINAARYLFGAEPLEVMATSQRRPGDPRFDYCDESTSATLRFPGDRLASFVSSLGSASIGRLDLLGEDGALSLSPAFSSALPITLRVSTPEPFARTFPRHDQFGAQLLYFAECIQHQRPPEPDGYEGMADVRIIEAIYHAAELEESVALEPVEQRERPDVSQIIVRPGIDKPDEILTSKSSQP